CACAGACGATATTGAGGCGCAGCGCAGCTTGCGAGCAGCGAACAATATCGTTGAGGAAGCGGAATTTAAAAATGGTTAATGCCGGTGATGGCAAAGTTATCTAAAAATGTAAGCAATCGCATTGAAACAGATTGAAATAATGAGTGCGGTCGACGTGATGATAATAGCTACCCAACTTTTGTCGTTAACAAAACTGCAGTTTGTCGAAACATCTTCTACCTGATTTCCCAGTTGATTGAGTTGCTTTTTGGCATGACTGATGGCTTCAGATATCCCACCTGTTATTTCATTTTTTATCGCGCAGCGGATCTCAAGTTTGGCTTCATCCAGTTGATTGTTGAGTATATTTCGGTGCTTAACGTTAATTTCTGTATAACTTTTTTCTGCCTCTTCTAATCCGACAATCAACTTTTCCAATGAGGCTTCAATCTTTGTCGGCAATTCTTCAATTGCGTTAATTAAACATTGGTGTTTATCCTCTAAATCCGAGATGAGCATTTTGTTGATTTCAGCGTTAATTAACGCGAGTGCAAAAACCGGATCGTTTTTGTCATACATCACGCCCGTGGACTCATAGATTTTGATGGCTATTTTTTGTCGCTGTTCATCATTCATTTTTTTGCCTGCTATTTTATGTTCTTAACAAACTACCAGTTGATGGTATCGAGTTGGTGGAAAATAGCATTAAATACTGTTTTTAACCGTTGTTTTTCCATCAGACTAAATGTTGGGGATTGTAATACTTCGGTGAGCGTCAACCGATTGGCATTCATGCGTTTGATATCATCCCCAAAGGTTTGATGATTTCTATGGTGTAGAACAATAATTCCCGCTAACCGGTTTTCATTCTTTTTGTAGACTTTCAATTCTTCGAGTTTTTCACCGGTGGGTAATGATAACGCGCCGAAGTGTTCGTTAAGCCACAAAATAATCGGCGTATTGGTTACCCCTTCTGCAATCGAATTGAAGCCAGTCGCGGTATCAACCAATGTGTCGCCACCCCCAATCACGGTATGAATATAGACTTTTTTCCCGCTCTCTCGCAGTATCTCAAAACCGTCATTTTCAATTAAATAAGCAAGAAGGGGTGAAAAGGTATTTGCACCATTATCAATCACACAGCATTCATCGGATCCAATCAGTTTTTCCATCAACACATCGAAATTTTTTGCGTCGATCACTCTCGACTGGTTCATTAAGGGGATGTGTTCAACCTCAAGCGATTTGTAATGAAGCAGGGTTGTATTTTCCTGGTCGGTATCAAAGGGTTTTACCGCGCCAAATTTTGATTTGAAATATTGCGACAGTGAAGACGATATCAATGATTTTCCGATACCGCCTTTTCCTTGTAGAACAAAATGAATCGAATGATTGTCAAGGGTGTCGGTTTTTTCATTTGTCATTTTTTCAGCTTTTGTGTTCATTATTATTCCTTTGTGAAAAGTTCGTTATCTGATTGCGGATTGTGCTTAAAGGTTTTCTCTTCCGGTATTTGGAAATTTCCAAATCTTTTGGGATTTTTATTTGATATTTCATCCTTAATCAATGGAGATTTTGGGTGTTTTTTGTAACCAGAACGGAAGAGAAGATTTTTAAAATATTGAAGGGTTATTTTTGTATTCTGATTTAAATGCAGATTGATTGCATCAACGATTAATTTGTTGGGGACGCCCTCATTTTTGCAATCGATAATGGTAGATAAATATTTATTAAAGACATGCTGCTTACTTGCGAGCGTATTGACCATCTCAACGGCAAACGGTTTTACTTTCTCTACCAGTTCATCTTTTGTCATCATTCCACCTCGTACTTAATCAATTTAAGTATTATAGGCATGAAAACGTCAGTGCCATCGATTAATTGCTAACCATACGCTATTTTATTGCTATCTTAATGGTAAATAGTTGGTGATATTTTGCTATCAAAACGGTTCTTATTGCTATTATTTAGCTATATAAATGCTGTTTATCTGCTAACTTCATGTCTTGTAGTAAGAAACCAGAGGCACGTCACCGATGTTTACAATGGGCGAAAGCCCACTGTAAAATCGACCGTGCCAAAGGGTCCCCTTTGAAACCCCAGACAAAATCTAGTTAATTTTTCTGTCAGAAAAATGGCGACGATCAGGCCACCTCTGGCCCGTCATAATCGGCGTCCGATTGCGGTGTTTCGGTTTCATTTTCATGGTGTCTATCGATAGGAGTGGCTTGCCAAATGCGGCGTTCACCGGATTTGTTCACCGACTTGCCATCGGCTTGCGTTTCTGTCCACTTAACCGGGGTAACGCCTTTATCTTCAAGCCGAATTGGCTCATTCGTTTCAAGGCCCGCAACGGCATCTTCCAGCCCAACACCCCACAAGGTCTTGACGCTGCCATCATCAAGTTGCAATTTAACAAAATAACTGTCATTGCGTTTTTCTTCCGGTTTGCTCATGTCGGGTTTAAATTTAAAGGGGCTGCGCCGTGTTCAACCAGATAGCCTTCAAAACATTCAGCTTGTCTGTTGAGTCTGATTGTGTTGCCTTTTCTGGCTCATCTGACGCTGCTTTTTGATTCTCGGGCGTTGTTTTTTCTGTATCAGCAGTATTGTTTGGCCGCTCAATCCGTTGACCTGTTTTTTCAATCGCCAGTTCTGCTTTTCTGGCTGCCAGTTGCTGATTCATCCCCTTGTCCGTGAAATGAATATCCAGATTGTTTTTAGCTACCACCTCAATTATTTGGTCTTTAAATTTCTGACTCCCCTTAATCGTTAAGGTGCTGCCAAACTTTTCTTTGGCAAGTGTCAGGGCAACCATGAGTGCTGAATCGGTCATGGCGGCTTTTCTCACCGTGATGGCATTACCCGTATCAACAAACAGGGTGAGATCGGTTTTTTTATCCAGAAAATGTACGTTTTTACTTAGCTTTGCTCGCTTGGTGTAAAGATCGAACGCCGAGATTGTGCGTTTCTCATTATCTGCGCTTTTCTCTCTAATTGCGCCTGTAAATGCCGAATAAACAATTCAAAGCGCGATTTCGCCGGCATGGCCCTGTCATCAGGTACAGCGCCGCTAATTGAATTATCCGGCGTACGGGATGAGGGAATTAATTGACGAACAGTTTTACTGTTCATATCGGGTTTCTCCATTTCAAAAGGTAGATTAGGGTGCCTGATGGCATGATGCGCTTTCAGGCGTTCGAATGTTAATACTGACAGGAATTGACTTTTTTCTTTGCGCGTTAAACGCGCATCCCGCATGATGGTCCGCCGAACAGTGAAAAATTGATTGTCGATGGCATGGATTGCGTAACGATGAGCCGGTTCAATCCGGTTTTCTGTTGCGCGACGTAAAAAA
The nucleotide sequence above comes from Arsenophonus apicola. Encoded proteins:
- a CDS encoding LPD7 domain-containing protein, translating into MVYSAFTGAIREKSADNEKRTISAFDLYTKRAKLSKNVHFLDKKTDLTLFVDTGNAITVRKAAMTDSALMVALTLAKEKFGSTLTIKGSQKFKDQIIEVVAKNNLDIHFTDKGMNQQLAARKAELAIEKTGQRIERPNNTADTEKTTPENQKAASDEPEKATQSDSTDKLNVLKAIWLNTAQPL
- a CDS encoding nucleotide-binding protein, which produces MNTKAEKMTNEKTDTLDNHSIHFVLQGKGGIGKSLISSSLSQYFKSKFGAVKPFDTDQENTTLLHYKSLEVEHIPLMNQSRVIDAKNFDVLMEKLIGSDECCVIDNGANTFSPLLAYLIENDGFEILRESGKKVYIHTVIGGGDTLVDTATGFNSIAEGVTNTPIILWLNEHFGALSLPTGEKLEELKVYKKNENRLAGIIVLHHRNHQTFGDDIKRMNANRLTLTEVLQSPTFSLMEKQRLKTVFNAIFHQLDTINW